One window of Mauremys reevesii isolate NIE-2019 linkage group 4, ASM1616193v1, whole genome shotgun sequence genomic DNA carries:
- the C4H15orf62 gene encoding uncharacterized protein C15orf62 homolog, mitochondrial → MDTWRRGSIKSTTFFKRLSFRRHKKLGNQVIILNQNSQTLENNGQYKREPLRDLKDKSEYLLCKSEQNLAQAQAPPKPPRLYLDSSSCPNIIDHTESHSTAISFSSVTPQYHKATQTQGTNSHTVQATDCGTSETGSDPFLSFKVDLGLSLLEDVLQTLRKQNPRDYAA, encoded by the coding sequence ATGGATACTTGGAGGAGAGGATCCATTAAATCCACAACGTTCTTCAAGCGTCTTTCATTCAGGAGGCACAAAAAGCTGGGTAATCAAGTCATTATTTTGAATCAGAACAGCCAGACACTTGAGAACAATGGACAGTACAAGAGGGAACCACTAAGAGACCTGAAGGATAAATCAGAGTACCTGTTATGTAAGAGTGAGCAAAATCTAGCTCAGGCACAGGCACCTCCTAAGCCACCCCGGCTCTATCTGGACAGTTCCAGCTGCCCCAACATAATTGACCACACGGAGTCTCACTCGACAGCCATCTCCTTTTCCAGTGTCACCCCTCAGTACCATAAGGCGACACAAACACAAGGGACTAACTCCCACACGGTCCAGGCTACAGACTGTGGGACCTCTGAAACAGGCTCTGATCCCTTCCTTTCCTTCAAAGTGGACTTGGGGCTATCACTCCTTGAGGATGTTCTGCAGACTCTCCGGAAACAGAATCCAAGAGATTACGCAGCTTGA